One window from the genome of Salvia splendens isolate huo1 chromosome 9, SspV2, whole genome shotgun sequence encodes:
- the LOC121748288 gene encoding probable inactive receptor kinase At1g48480, translated as MAIATLASLQLQAMLLLPLLLLSAAAVSDLNSDRAALLALRSAVGGRTLFWNTTLTTPCNWPGVLCEDNRVTVLRLPAASLSGSLPGPALSNLTALHTLSLRLNHLSGPLPSDLSSLTQLRNLYLQGNRFSGTPPDSIFSLHALVRLNLASNNFSGPIAPEFNKLARLRTLFLENNHFSGNLPEINLPNLDQFNVSFNDLNGSIPEGLVGRSKDSFLGTSLCGKPLDTVCAETPAIAAGGGGVASGGGGGGKKKLSGGAIAGIAIGSVLGLLLLLLILFILCRKRSGKKSRAVDVAAFKNQESDSSAAAAAVHNKPTEVDSGEVANGNAKSNDSNAANANAKKLVFFGSGARVFDLEELLRASAEVLGKGTFGTAYKAVLEVGTVVAVKRLKDVTLSEKEFKDKIESVGAMDHQNLVPLRAYYYSREEKLLVYDYMPMGSLSALLHGNKGAGRPPLNWEMRSGIALGAARGIEYLHRQGPDVSHGNIKSSNILLTKSHDARLSDFGLNHLVGPPSSPTRVAGYRAPEVTDPRRVSQWADVYSFGVLLLELLTGKAPTHALLNEDGVDLPRWVQSVVREEWTSEVFDLELLRYDNVEEEMVQLLQLGIDCTAQYPDRRPPISQVAARIEELRSSGLRGFKEQQDQVSEAD; from the exons ATGGCGATTGCTACACTCGCCTCTCTCCAACTCCAAGCAATGCTGCTGCTACCGCTGCTCctcctctccgccgccgccgtctcAGATCTCAATTCCGACCGCGCTGCCCTCCTAGCCCTCCGTTCCGCTGTAGGCGGCCGCACCCTCTTCTGGAACACCACCCTGACCACCCCATGCAACTGGCCCGGCGTCCTCTGCGAAGACAACCGCGTGACCGTCCTCCGCCTCCCAGCCGCCTCCCTCTCCGGGAGCCTCCCCGGCCCCGCCCTCTCCAACCTCACCGCCCTCCACACCCTCAGCCTCCGCCTCAACCACCTCTCCGGCCCCCTCCCCTCCGACCTCTCCTCCCTCACCCAGCTCCGCAACCTCTACCTTCAGGGCAACCGCTTCTCCGGCACCCCGCCCGATTCCATCTTCTCCCTCCACGCCCTCGTCAGGCTCAATCTCGCCTCCAACAACTTCTCCGGCCCAATTGCGCCCGAGTTCAACAAATTGGCCCGTCTCCGCACCCTTTTCTTGGAGAATAATCACTTCTCTGGCAATCTTCCGGAGATAAACCTCCCAAATCTTGACCAATTCAACGTATCTTTCAACGATTTAAACGGCTCCATTCCGGAAGGCCTTGTGGGGAGATCGAAGGACTCATTTCTTGGCACTTCTCTTTGCGGGAAGCCTCTTGACACTGTGTGCGCCGAAACTCCGGCCATCGCcgccggaggaggaggagtcgcgagtggcggcggcggtggagggaAGAAGAAGCTCTCCGGCGGCGCCATTGCGGGAATTGCAATTGGATCTGTTCTAGGGCTGCTTCTCTTGCTGTTGATACTGTTCATCCTGTGTAGGAAGCGGAGCGGGAAGAAGTCGCGGGCAGTCGACGTGGCGGCGTTCAAGAATCAGGAAAGCgactcctccgccgccgccgctgccgtgcATAATAAGCCCACCGAGGTTGACAGCGGCGAGGTGGCGAACGGGAATGCGAAGAGCAACGACAGCAATGCGGCGAATGCGAATGCGAAGAAGCTGGTGTTCTTCGGGAGCGGGGCAAGGGTGTTTGATTTGGAGGAGCTGCTGAGGGCGTCGGCGGAGGTGCTTGGGAAGGGGACGTTCGGGACTGCGTACAAGGCGGTGCTGGAGGTGGGGACGGTGGTGGCCGTCAAGAGGCTCAAGGATGTCACTCTTTCGGAGAAGGAGTTTAAAGACAAGATTGAGAGTGTTGGAGCTATGGATCATCAGAATTTGGTGCCTCTTAGGGCTTACTACTATAGCAGGGAGGAGAAGCTTCTTGTCTATGACTACATGCCTATGGGAAGCCTCTCTGCACTCTTACATG GAAACAAGGGAGCCGGACGGCCGCCGTTGAACTGGGAGATGAGGTCCGGCATTGCCCTCGGAGCTGCACGGGGTATCGAATACCTCCACCGGCAAGGCCCGGACGTCTCCCACGGCAATATAAAGTCCTCCAATATCCTGCTCACCAAGTCACATGACGCTCGCCTCTCTGACTTCGGCTTGAACCATCTTGTTGGGCCCCCATCCTCCCCCACTCGCGTGGCTGGCTACCGTGCCCCGGAGGTGACTGACCCCCGCAGAGTCTCCCAATGGGCCGATGTCTACAGCTTCGGTGTCCTTCTGCTGGAGCTGCTCACGGGGAAGGCCCCCACGCACGCTCTCCTGAATGAAGATGGGGTTGACCTGCCCCGGTGGGTGCAGTCCGTGGTCCGGGAGGAGTGGACCTCCGAGGTGTTCGACCTCGAGCTCCTCCGATACGACAATGTGGAGGAGGAAATGGTGCAGCTCCTCCAGCTCGGGATCGACTGCACGGCCCAGTATCCCGACAGACGCCCGCCGATCTCTCAGGTCGCCGCCCGCATCGAGGAGCTCCGATCCTCAGGCTTGAGGGGATTCAAGGAGCAGCAAGATCAAGTGAGCGAAGCAGATTGA